A genome region from Nitrospira sp. includes the following:
- a CDS encoding polymer-forming cytoskeletal protein — protein sequence MMKKSGFVESDNITLLAKGVLLRGEMRVEGTVRIDGRLEGDLHTTGTVVIGEDGVVQGTITAGTVISSGKIKATVRATERLQLLKTGILLGEVHASAFSMEDGAKFQGVSDMGVTAWGDEAQKLPGNVRDISSQRPKAVAMLGENA from the coding sequence ATGATGAAGAAGTCCGGCTTTGTGGAAAGCGATAATATTACCCTGTTGGCCAAAGGGGTCTTGCTCAGAGGCGAGATGCGGGTCGAAGGGACGGTGCGTATCGATGGGCGTTTGGAAGGCGATCTGCACACCACGGGGACCGTCGTCATCGGCGAAGACGGTGTCGTGCAGGGGACGATCACGGCCGGGACCGTCATCAGCAGCGGGAAGATCAAGGCGACGGTGCGTGCGACGGAACGGCTCCAACTGTTGAAAACCGGCATCCTGCTCGGTGAAGTTCATGCTTCGGCCTTCTCCATGGAAGACGGCGCGAAGTTTCAGGGAGTGTCGGATATGGGTGTCACCGCCTGGGGTGATGAAGCCCAGAAGCTTCCCGGCAATGTGCGAGACATTTCCTCGCAGCGCCCCAAGGCTGTCGCC